The window TGGGGTTTCATTTTCCACCATTGCATTGGTAACAGTGTCTGATAAAATGAGCACTGTACTATTTCATGACCTGTGGATAATGACATTTTATTTAGTATTGTTGCTTGGCTTTCTGATTGGCTCGCATATCGAATAGAAATTCATTTGAACACACGTGGCTGAGTGAATCTAGTTGCTATTCTCATACCAGAATAAAAGTTCTTGGATGAGCCAGTAAACGACCCTACCAGTCTGGAAAAAAGACAAAGATGACAGCTCTACACCATGTGAATGGTCCTTTCACAAAGATATTTCTCGAATATTATGTTTACACGTACTAATACGAACAGCATGGGTAATTGAATCATGGGATAGGTCTCTTAGCCCCAAGAATATGAGACAGCATCTTCAGCCACTAAATTAACTGAAAGTGTGTCTTCCTGATTATTTTACTAATTATTTGGGGTTGCCACAACATGTGTGTTAGCCCAGGTTCAGGGCAGTGTTTCCTTCCAGAGGgttgtaatcaccattgcgtgtctctgtggtggttgatagtatggTGTGTTTTACGTGTAAATTAACAGGTATGCATTAAGACGAACTCTCGCACCCAGGGCCTGGCCCGAGGAATGGCGTGGATGTGGCTAACATACCCTGTTCTTTTTgggatcgaaaccgggaccctatgAACAGAAAACTGCTAGGCTGACCATGGGGCTAAAACGTCTTACATACAGTAAAGGTTTGCTTAACTCTTCCTGTATAAATTACCTGTATGTACCTGAAAATTCAATAATTCTCACTAAATCTTTCGATTTGATATAAATAATAACTGCAGTAAACCAAAGTATTCCAGAAGGAATTTCCGGTATCCCAGTATATATAAGAGTGTTAAGAGGTATAGCTTGTTAAATGAAACAAGTGATACTTGGAGTTCGGAAGGAATGCTATTCTGGGACAGTCAACCTTGTTCAAACGATTAGTTCCATTTATTGATCAGTTTCATTATTCTTCAATATTGATACATATTTAGACCTTTCCTGTAGACAAATTGTCCTTTTTATTTCACATGTTAAATTATCAATTTATTTGACAACTCGCTTATAACTTAAAGTTTGGCACTTCTTTTGAAAAGTaagcacaattttatgctgatatGGAAACAAATCACATGAGACCAATGAAGCATCCAGGAAGATCCTATCAAACAGAATAACATTCAGTCAGTAAATTTCAAAAGACTCAGGAATTTTAAAACATATTGCACATAGTCCCGGCATATCGTTGTCCACAACAGAAATACATTTCTCGAACGTGTGGATTGTTCTTCAAATCGAGTAATTGAAACAATGATTCGTGTAAGAAAGCACACACTAATTTGCATATGAAACTGTTTGTAATTAATAGGTCACTTAATCGATGAgtcatttcaataaattcttaGCTCTCTAATGGTAATAATGATGTCCCACACCAACGAGACCTTTTCCAATACCTACGGAACCAACAGTACCCAAAGAACCAAGGCCAGAAAAGCCGGTAACTCCTCCAGAGCCAAGGCCTCCCAAAACACCCTTACCAAAACCGACTCCACCCAAACTGTGAGTTCCGATGATTCCAACTCCTCCTGAGCCAACTCCTCCTAGACCAACTCCTCCAAAGCCAAGGCCTCCCAACACACCCTTACCAAAACCGACTCCACTCAAACCGTGAGTTCCGACGATTCCGACTCCTCGAGAGCCTACTCCTCCTAGACCAACTCCTCCGAAGCCATGACCCCATACACCCTTACCAATACCGATTCCACCAAATCCGTGAGTCCCCAGGCCAAGTCCTCCTAGACCAACACCTCCGAAGCCATGACCTCCCAATACACTCCTACCAATACCGATTCCACCAAATCCATGAGTTCCGATTAATCCACCCAGGCCAACTCCTCCGGAGCCAAGACCTCCAACTACACCCTTACCGATACCGATTCCACCACAACCGTGATTTCCTATGATTCCACCGTGGCCAAATCCTCCAGACCCAATTCCTCCCAGACCAATTCCTACTAAGCCATGACCTACCAATACACCCTTACCAATACCGATTCCACCAAAACCGTGGGTTCCGAAGATTCCGCCCAGGTCAACTCTACCTAAGCCAATTCCTCCGTAGCCATGGCCTCCCAATACACCCCTGCCAAAACCCACTCCACCCAAACCGTGAGTTCCGATGATTCCTCCCAAGCCAACTCCTCCTAGGCTGACTCCTTCTAGGACACCCTTGCCAAGACCAACGGTTCCGACAACTCCTCCTAGGCCATGTCCATGACCATGGGCGTGGACGACTCCTGGAGTTGCTGAAGCCTGTAAATGTAGAAGAAGAATATCAGTTCTTTGAGTCGTAAACTTACTGAAATAACACTTCTAATTTAGAGCTGTAATAGCCTTATAATTATATCCCTAATCGTTTAATAACTCATGCATGAATTGCCCTTTATGAAGATTGTGGTCTCGGTTCCATCTGATATCCGGTAATATATTTTTGTTATACATCTCGTCAGCAAAGTACCGAGACCTGAAAAACCGGTAACTCTTCCCAAGCCATGACCACCATATACAAGGTTACCAAGACCCAGACTGAGACAGGTATATCCAATTATTCCTGTGAAATCGTGACCTCCTCACATTCTCCCACCAATATCAACTCCACCCAAATTCAACCTAGCCGAATAAgcagaaattttatttcaagtcATTTTGTGGAGAGGTCACAATTTACTTACTCAAAATCATTATATGAATGGAGAAACCGAGAAATATCAATTTCcgcatgctggtaaatctactgataggCCACTCTCTCACATGTAAGGACTCTCAAATTCCAATTGACTGCTCACAATCAAATTTACCATCCCTTTTACAGAAGGCGTGGGCATCCAAGGACTGCTACATGAAACCGCTTTTAAAGAGAATAACGAAATATGAGATGTgaatacttctactactactattaatcgcaatagtaataataataacaacatcaagGAAGTGTCCAAGCTATTTAGGACTTTACAATCATGAAATTACCACACTGGGACAAAATGCTAGCAATTTCTTGAATAATATTCTCAATCGATGAATTAAATCAAGTTTATAATActcatgatattaataataataataaatttatgttccaGGTATTTTGACTGCGAGGCATTTAGGCTAAGTGTTTATCAATATAGGCATCCATTTTACATTAACAAATCAGAGGAGCCGTTATTCATAGGCTATCATCCTGTTGTTCTTTTTAAAAATTGTTGGTGGATTAAGAATGTGTCTCCATAGACCTTCTACACGCTTGAAATCGTGCGACGTGCAGTGCCGAATTGTTCCTTTTTTGTTTTCGCCCCTCTTCAGGAGCGGTTATAGGCCGGCTCAGAGCTCGACACTCCACCACTAGAAAGTAAACTCCTGCTCGTCACAAGGTTGTGTAGATATTTTCAGGCACGTCCCCTATGGAGATGAGCTGTAGATACCTTTTGTAACCACATAGCGACACTTCTCTCAAATTTAATTATTTTCTGGTACTGGGaatcaattggatgccgttatgcatcactagaccaagcgccaaaagttggttgcgagataatcgcgtttaaatttggttctatgtgaaaattagagcgaacataattttgctaaatatggtattactggtgttgtaggataatagattgtaccttctcaccaaatttcaacatttttatactcgcactacatagattttcttgaagaaatggcgcttagtctactgatgcaatttaaggttttccttaagtgcgaataatgtatcacgatgctacaccaataacccctaactgttgagtatctactgagtaaaacataaaaaaatataacgtggcggcagccatgattaaaaactgaatcttctactgtctggaaaggcccgctaactgcctgatccaccacgagccgcgccacaactccggtacattatttaagttttagatggagaaattctagaaggtaagctattctctaaagtcgttgctattaTGACTTATTTGAGGAATTtaaacttatctgagtcaaatacaaatggtaagacatgagccattgtagtctatacaatttttgtatggattttccttcacgataggtctattatattctgagagtacaatATTGACgcgatatttttaagcctatgggtaagttttgttctgcttgagacagaaaatgtgattaaagatattttctcccataaatacacacaaatcactggacaggtaataagattgttgctctcagttcattcaatctcgaaatcaggatctccattaaatccatctacgtcatccacaaTGTCataatctgcttgaagattctggtaaaattgtttggcatctgcaggtattaggtgcatcagcaaacaaaagtatcttagtttggcttcagagataggttttccttttggccacaaaggtattaatgcctgatgAAAGGGAACTCtcctttcccgtggtcgtccctgtcttgacttatttagatttacctcctgagattcaccatcaaattctagagaatgattttcggacgcaaccttcttagcaagctgcattagtagcattgtccttctccttacttttggaagtacttgatacatcgctgaacttcgtcacttgataaaccactcaatgtatcaccacgtaaaaatgtcaacactatcgaaaacgcgggctccctcgctgtcatccgcgcgcaatgtgaggaatgtggcgcttggtctaatgatgcaaactagaacgtcgcatagtctactgatgcaatttacatttttactgattcccactTAGTCGCTTAGGTTTTCGGTTTTCTAACaattaacggcctcttgtaatgcagtggggaattttttataaattgctcaagccttcctctacaagatggcgctaaaatctcaattttcgtcaaatggcgcttagttcactgatgcataacggcatgcAATTGTGGACCTCCGAGGACAATTGCCTGTAGCGCTGACCGTTATACTAAGGAGGTGGCTACTCTATCACTTATCCacagatagagcgttgttgtaggGTTTAGAAAGAAGGTAGCTACGTTGAATATTCAGcatgaaagctggttggatcctcatcggCTCGCTATCAGCTGCTATAACTAGAGTCCTGCACGGATCCAAAGTTGTAGTCTTGATGGATATAAACTCTATGTCaatgcagataattttgctgataatttctaaataattaggTTTTTTCCTAACCTATACTCTTATTTTTATCTTTGGTTAGGAGAATGGTGAGATACAAGGAGTCTCGAGACCATACGGCCATAAATCTATATGGAAGAAGGAACGAATGTCAATATGTCGGCAGtggtcgcaagagaaaatccctcaataACCTGTGATtgcaggggttctggtgccaggtgtcaggtctactgtattatgttaacagatctatccgtttcattaCCTTGAGTGTAATAGagtatagttaaatatttacaatatctgcgtATCACTATTTGCGGATGAggataaccattcgtggatgcggGTGTGTTTGAAGGACGTGCGGGTGCGAAGCGGATGCTGCGCTGATgcgaatattattttgtatttccgcgcagggctctagccatAGTTGGCGAAGATATCACtcaagaggcgtacaagggaaataaggagtaAGGTAGTTTTCGTTGCTTTCCTCTCTCAGAAATTGTTATGTACATTTTAGAGCCAAGTCCACCGAAatgcattttcacgccattcataacaggacTGTCTGCTTACGAAGTGGCTTTACTGTCACCGCTCACATGTCAGACATTTCCGTACTTGAAAGGAcaaggatgtgactgagacaggtcaatgaaagtaacaaatttgttctagcccataccaggaggcatagcgcactgtaaacactagctaTGGCCAGCAAAGAAATTTAGAGAGAGTATTCTTTTAATAATTTGAATAAATCCCTGACATCACTGGAACGATGAAACGATATATGAGATAAATTTTCAGACTACCAACAAATACTGGAAGTAATAGTGTAAATTGAAAGATGTCGAATAAATCACATCTACAGTAGTAGGATGATGTATACGATAAAACCAACAAGGTGGAGGCTGACTGTGAGATCTTACACAAGAAGAAGTTAAGTTACTAGCTATTGTAAATTAATGGTTGCGTTTCAAAAATATAGAGATATGCTACTTACAGTGCTCAGGTAAAGCACACAGACAAAGAGGAGTGCTAGGTTGTAGCTGTTCATGGTGCTGATCTCTTGGAGAAACAGATGCCTTGCCTCAGGCACGCTGCACTTTTATACTACTCCAGGTAGATGACACGTAACGTGCCAGGTACAGAGTAAAGAAATCACAACACAGGCCGCACCTGAATCACGGAGTTATCATATCAGCGCTACTTCTCCTTCTTGTCTCTTGCTGTACACTCTTAATTTAGCCTTCGCCTCCTCTAAAGCAATCCTCTCCTTTCTACGCTCTCCTTTTCCACCATTTGAATCCAGTCATCTTCAAATCTAACTCATTATAATCAAAATATACCCTCCTCTTACATCAGTAGGTGTAACTCTCAGACTCTCACTTGCAAGCCTGCGTTAGCGACCACGGGTTATCTAACCGAGGTATGCTTTGTTTCCACTATCCTATGACAGGCTTCACACCTTCAACACTCCAGTCCGACCTCACTTGTACAATACTTGTTCCCTTCCGGCCACAACATTATTACGTTAGCGAGGCCCAGGCTGTGTTTGATTTTCACTCCCTACGTCGCCTTTCGCACCCTTTTTCTTCCTCCTTTTCATACTTCGAAGA is drawn from Anabrus simplex isolate iqAnaSimp1 chromosome 1, ASM4041472v1, whole genome shotgun sequence and contains these coding sequences:
- the LOC136857217 gene encoding spidroin-1-like; this translates as MNSYNLALLFVCVLYLSTASATPGVVHAHGHGHGLGGVVGTVGLGKGVLEGVSLGGVGLGGIIGTHGLGGVGFGRGVLGGHGYGGIGLGRVDLGGIFGTHGFGGIGIGKGVLVGHGLVGIGLGGIGSGGFGHGGIIGNHGCGGIGIGKGVVGGLGSGGVGLGGLIGTHGFGGIGIGRSVLGGHGFGGVGLGGLGLGTHGFGGIGIGKGVWGHGFGGVGLGGVGSRGVGIVGTHGLSGVGFGKGVLGGLGFGGVGLGGVGSGGVGIIGTHSLGGVGFGKGVLGGLGSGGVTGFSGLGSLGTVGSVGIGKGLVGVGHHYYH